Proteins encoded in a region of the Veillonella parvula genome:
- a CDS encoding DUF1934 domain-containing protein: protein MKRVLVSVKSVQRDMDGKDTVVELISPGTSHEKGNAQYVRYEESSVTGLDGVKTTIKIHDDSIVLLRTGAVNMRHQYVRGEEREAVYETPYGDLHMAVNTHELTVDFHDGVGHVHLGYDISVEGEWQFYNQLDIDVREDIEHGHEGNPEIGD, encoded by the coding sequence ATGAAGCGGGTTCTAGTGTCCGTAAAGAGTGTACAACGAGATATGGATGGCAAGGATACCGTAGTGGAACTGATTTCCCCAGGTACGTCACATGAAAAGGGTAATGCTCAATATGTGCGTTACGAAGAATCTAGTGTGACTGGATTGGATGGGGTTAAGACGACCATTAAAATCCATGATGATTCTATCGTGTTGCTCCGAACAGGGGCTGTCAATATGCGTCATCAATACGTTCGTGGTGAAGAACGCGAAGCCGTGTATGAAACACCATATGGTGATTTACATATGGCCGTAAATACTCATGAATTAACAGTAGACTTTCACGATGGCGTAGGTCATGTTCATTTAGGATATGATATTTCCGTCGAAGGTGAATGGCAATTTTATAATCAGTTAGATATAGACGTGCGGGAGGATATAGAGCATGGACATGAAGGAAATCCTGAAATCGGGGATTGA
- a CDS encoding GIY-YIG nuclease family protein, whose amino-acid sequence MHYIYLVRCSDDSLYCGWTTDLKRRIDAHNGHISGGAKYTRGRRPVTLVYAESFHQKQEAQRREYAIKRMTKTKKLRLIKGAK is encoded by the coding sequence ATGCACTATATTTATTTAGTGCGTTGTTCTGATGACTCTTTGTATTGTGGATGGACTACAGATCTTAAACGTCGAATAGATGCTCATAATGGACATATCTCAGGCGGTGCAAAGTATACGCGAGGACGTCGTCCTGTGACCTTGGTATATGCTGAAAGCTTTCACCAAAAACAAGAAGCACAACGTAGGGAATATGCTATTAAACGGATGACGAAGACTAAGAAATTGAGACTCATTAAGGGTGCAAAATAG
- a CDS encoding peptidylprolyl isomerase → MNWKRLALCAMLGITVLGTTACGTNSGEQPQGNTVKAETVAMPNFTNAPIADEYAIFDTNYGQFKVRLLGSKAPITVKNFDYLVKKGFYNGVTFHRVIEGFMIQGGDPDGTGAGGPGYTIPDEFSNDLHFNKMGVLAMANRGPNTGGSQFFITLGPTDWLDNKHTIFGTVVQGMDVVEKIGKVKTGRNDKPVEPVIINTITLEPITDDAKNGK, encoded by the coding sequence ATGAACTGGAAACGCTTGGCTTTATGCGCAATGTTGGGGATTACAGTGCTTGGTACAACTGCATGCGGTACAAACAGTGGTGAACAACCACAAGGTAATACCGTGAAAGCAGAAACTGTAGCTATGCCCAATTTTACAAACGCACCAATTGCTGATGAATATGCTATCTTTGATACAAACTATGGTCAATTTAAGGTTCGTTTGTTAGGGTCTAAAGCACCGATTACGGTCAAAAATTTTGATTATCTCGTGAAAAAAGGCTTCTATAATGGTGTGACATTTCACCGTGTTATCGAAGGCTTTATGATTCAAGGTGGAGATCCTGATGGCACAGGTGCTGGTGGCCCAGGCTATACAATTCCTGATGAATTCTCCAATGATTTACACTTCAATAAAATGGGCGTTCTAGCCATGGCTAACCGTGGCCCTAATACAGGAGGTTCTCAATTTTTCATTACCTTGGGACCTACGGATTGGTTAGATAATAAACACACCATCTTTGGTACTGTAGTACAAGGTATGGATGTAGTTGAAAAAATCGGCAAAGTTAAAACCGGCCGCAATGATAAGCCAGTAGAACCAGTAATTATTAATACCATTACATTGGAACCAATCACTGATGATGCGAAAAATGGGAAATAA
- a CDS encoding DUF3829 domain-containing protein, which produces MNNKRRLFSTLLCVAALTAGLFVSGCGSDKAGGIGSVVSSVVDGGSDEKAAAKLNTLIDATNNFNGDNATWGQNYADSLAKLKGGFQEGAIGRQPHYDTLKDALEKSKKEGSTFKEVDTERDNVLNVLNELVPTFKDLKAYDDSKAYMNDGGAKGKELAAKYVAQVEKFDAAYAKFNDALNKANTEQTKKQIEKLKKDGKKGYAAAMESTLRLTTLVENVEKSPKNADKQAVEKELNEIQTLLKSINNDRGEVLVNSYNSVVGSVRQVLNDANENNLNDMIENFNNYIESYNNTTPDQFDSK; this is translated from the coding sequence ATGAACAATAAACGCAGATTATTTTCAACTTTACTTTGTGTAGCGGCATTGACAGCAGGTTTATTTGTTTCTGGTTGCGGCAGTGATAAAGCGGGTGGCATTGGCTCCGTAGTATCCTCCGTTGTTGATGGCGGTAGCGATGAGAAAGCAGCTGCTAAGCTTAATACACTTATTGATGCAACAAACAACTTCAATGGTGACAATGCAACTTGGGGTCAAAACTATGCGGATAGTTTGGCTAAATTAAAAGGTGGTTTCCAAGAAGGTGCTATTGGTCGTCAACCTCATTATGATACTTTAAAAGATGCTTTGGAAAAATCTAAAAAAGAAGGCTCTACGTTCAAAGAAGTTGATACAGAACGCGATAATGTATTAAATGTTCTTAATGAATTAGTACCAACATTCAAAGATTTGAAAGCTTATGATGATTCTAAAGCTTACATGAACGATGGTGGTGCTAAAGGTAAAGAACTAGCAGCTAAATACGTAGCACAAGTAGAAAAATTTGATGCAGCTTATGCGAAGTTCAATGATGCTCTTAACAAAGCTAACACCGAACAAACTAAGAAACAAATCGAAAAATTGAAAAAAGACGGTAAAAAAGGCTATGCTGCAGCAATGGAATCTACGCTTCGCTTGACTACTCTTGTAGAAAATGTAGAAAAATCTCCTAAAAATGCAGATAAACAAGCTGTAGAAAAAGAACTTAATGAAATTCAAACATTGCTTAAGAGCATAAATAATGATCGTGGAGAAGTGCTTGTTAACTCTTATAACTCTGTAGTTGGTTCTGTTCGTCAAGTACTTAACGATGCAAATGAAAACAACCTTAACGACATGATTGAGAATTTCAATAATTATATTGAGTCTTATAACAATACAACTCCAGATCAATTTGACTCTAAATAA
- a CDS encoding HAD family hydrolase: MEQKFFFFDIDNTLAVWPEGKIPESAQYSLDELKRRGHRVALATGRIQVDAKRFAEQAGLTDFVADGGHSITVNNELVSMIGMDRDACIKYLEYLESHNIPWAVTDRNKLGRITPYKEILEWHPNWDVFKTTVDPNFDFHSVEEFYKIYVFFKEGEEEEKDIEHMTHKLIRYGDGCVLYEPMEKALGIRNMLEHFGMKPNQAVVFGDGYNDLSMFRPEWLNIAMGNARPELKAKADYITTDCDKDGIYNACKHFKWID, from the coding sequence GTGGAGCAGAAGTTTTTCTTTTTTGATATTGATAATACTTTAGCTGTATGGCCTGAAGGTAAAATCCCTGAAAGTGCTCAATACAGTTTAGATGAGTTAAAGCGTCGTGGTCACCGTGTAGCCTTAGCAACTGGTCGTATTCAAGTGGATGCTAAGCGTTTTGCAGAGCAAGCGGGCCTTACTGATTTTGTAGCAGATGGTGGTCACAGTATCACTGTTAATAATGAATTGGTATCTATGATAGGTATGGATCGTGATGCATGTATTAAATATTTAGAGTATTTAGAATCACATAATATTCCTTGGGCTGTAACTGACCGCAATAAACTTGGTCGTATTACGCCGTATAAGGAAATTTTAGAGTGGCATCCTAATTGGGATGTATTTAAAACAACTGTAGACCCTAATTTTGACTTTCATAGTGTTGAAGAATTTTATAAGATTTATGTGTTTTTCAAAGAAGGAGAGGAAGAGGAGAAGGATATCGAGCATATGACACATAAGCTCATTCGTTATGGTGATGGCTGTGTTCTATATGAGCCTATGGAAAAGGCGTTGGGTATTCGTAATATGCTTGAACACTTTGGAATGAAGCCAAATCAAGCTGTTGTATTTGGTGATGGGTATAATGATTTATCTATGTTTAGACCTGAGTGGTTAAATATTGCTATGGGTAATGCGCGCCCTGAATTAAAGGCAAAGGCTGATTATATTACTACAGACTGTGATAAAGATGGCATCTATAATGCGTGTAAGCATTTTAAATGGATCGATTAA
- a CDS encoding DUF1653 domain-containing protein, which yields MQEIVKGGLYRHFKGMYYYVLDVATHSETGEKFVVYQKLYDERDMYVRPLEMFVSDVDRKKYPDVAQKERFKLMSGRD from the coding sequence ATGCAAGAAATTGTAAAGGGTGGCTTATATCGTCATTTTAAAGGCATGTATTATTACGTGCTAGATGTAGCGACTCACTCTGAGACGGGTGAAAAGTTTGTAGTTTATCAAAAACTGTATGATGAGCGCGATATGTATGTACGTCCCTTAGAAATGTTTGTGAGTGATGTGGATCGTAAAAAATATCCAGATGTAGCACAAAAAGAACGGTTTAAGTTAATGAGTGGACGTGATTAG
- a CDS encoding iron-containing alcohol dehydrogenase family protein: protein MRSTHCLPSYSFGGHDVFDAIPKFTKLYGKSVAIIGGETALSKALPHIRPVLDKAGIKVLDIIHFGGECTFARGKEIAQMASVKDADFLFAVGGGKAMDTVKVVAIELDDKPFFTIPTIASTCAATSEVAAVYTADHTFDDVAFVNHPPVHCFIDADILVEAPSRYLWAGMGDTIAKHYETHLSARNREQDYNTQLGLTLASMCSEPILAHGIQAYKDSQANKRSDAFDTIAMTVIFTTGVVSGCVPMAYNSNMAHAVCYGCVTNKETEENHLHGEIVAYGLLILLTVDQQMDELQRWLPVYRELGWPTKLSQLDLTASHIPQIVEKATSVHDIDVSPYKITADMLTKAIQYMESLD, encoded by the coding sequence ATGCGTAGTACTCATTGTTTACCTAGTTATAGTTTTGGAGGTCATGATGTATTTGACGCTATTCCAAAGTTTACAAAATTATATGGCAAGTCTGTAGCTATCATCGGTGGCGAAACAGCTCTTTCTAAAGCTTTGCCACACATTCGTCCCGTGCTTGATAAAGCGGGGATTAAGGTGCTAGATATTATCCACTTTGGTGGAGAGTGTACTTTTGCTCGAGGCAAGGAAATTGCACAAATGGCATCTGTAAAAGATGCGGACTTTTTGTTTGCTGTTGGTGGTGGTAAGGCCATGGATACAGTAAAAGTAGTAGCTATAGAGTTAGATGATAAACCATTCTTTACAATTCCAACCATTGCATCTACTTGTGCGGCAACGTCAGAAGTGGCAGCTGTATACACGGCAGATCATACTTTTGATGACGTAGCTTTTGTAAATCATCCTCCTGTGCACTGCTTTATTGATGCTGATATTCTCGTAGAAGCACCAAGCCGTTACTTGTGGGCAGGAATGGGAGATACTATTGCAAAACACTATGAAACTCATCTTTCTGCTCGCAATCGCGAGCAAGACTATAATACTCAGTTAGGCCTTACTCTAGCTTCTATGTGTAGTGAACCAATTTTAGCACATGGTATACAAGCCTATAAAGATAGTCAAGCTAATAAACGTAGTGATGCCTTTGATACCATTGCTATGACTGTTATCTTTACTACCGGTGTTGTATCAGGTTGTGTTCCTATGGCATATAATAGCAACATGGCTCATGCTGTATGTTATGGCTGTGTTACTAATAAAGAAACAGAAGAAAATCATTTGCATGGTGAAATAGTAGCTTATGGCTTACTTATTTTGTTAACCGTTGACCAACAAATGGATGAGTTACAACGGTGGTTGCCAGTATATCGCGAATTAGGTTGGCCTACTAAACTTTCACAATTAGATCTTACTGCATCGCATATTCCTCAAATTGTTGAAAAGGCTACATCTGTTCATGATATTGATGTATCTCCATATAAAATTACAGCAGATATGTTGACTAAAGCTATTCAATATATGGAATCTCTTGATTAA
- the brnQ gene encoding branched-chain amino acid transport system II carrier protein, translating into MNGNDNLSTRAYLAIGMMLFALFFGAGNLIFPAALGQHAGDNVGWALLGFVLTGVGLPLLGVAAMGYSSCKDVEELASRVHPIYGLLYTISLYLSIGPMFATPRTGTVAYEIAIKPFAEGLSMNMEPIFLALFFGISLWLSISPQKLVNRIGNILTPALLLVILLLIVKSFITPLGGYAVPQPAYGDAPTAVLQGFLDGYNTMDALASVVFAILVIDFVRLSGATSRAVITKTVMEVGAIAVGLLGIVYVFIANIGATSVERFGLFETGAPVLSVSANYLFGEFGQIILAIIVLLACLSTSIGLITSCGTYFHKLTPKISYKLYVVIFSLAAFVLSMFGLKTIISAAIPVLMLLYPLTIVIILLALLHNVFGGRRCVYAWTMAFTMISALMTGLETAGIAPTALEQLFAQYIPFQSAGMGWVSFAVLGFVVGLIHKGLASDNK; encoded by the coding sequence ATGAATGGTAACGACAATCTGTCGACCCGTGCCTATTTGGCTATAGGTATGATGTTATTTGCTCTATTCTTTGGGGCAGGAAATTTGATTTTCCCAGCGGCCTTAGGGCAACATGCTGGTGATAATGTAGGTTGGGCTTTGCTCGGCTTCGTATTAACTGGTGTAGGCCTTCCACTCTTAGGGGTTGCAGCGATGGGTTACTCTTCCTGTAAAGATGTTGAAGAACTTGCAAGTCGTGTTCATCCGATTTATGGCTTGTTGTACACAATTTCTTTATACTTGAGTATTGGTCCAATGTTTGCGACGCCACGTACTGGTACTGTAGCTTATGAAATCGCAATTAAACCTTTTGCTGAAGGTTTAAGCATGAATATGGAACCAATTTTCTTGGCATTATTCTTTGGTATTTCTTTGTGGTTATCTATTAGTCCGCAAAAACTTGTTAACCGTATCGGCAATATTTTGACACCAGCTTTACTACTTGTAATTCTGTTGTTAATTGTTAAATCCTTTATTACTCCACTTGGTGGTTATGCGGTGCCACAACCGGCATATGGTGATGCGCCAACGGCTGTATTACAGGGTTTCCTAGATGGCTACAATACAATGGATGCCTTAGCTTCCGTAGTATTTGCTATTCTTGTAATCGACTTTGTTCGTCTTAGCGGTGCTACATCTCGTGCTGTGATTACAAAAACGGTAATGGAGGTAGGTGCTATTGCGGTAGGTCTTCTTGGTATTGTTTACGTATTTATCGCTAATATCGGTGCTACTAGTGTTGAACGCTTTGGTTTGTTCGAGACAGGGGCTCCTGTATTGTCCGTAAGTGCTAACTATTTGTTTGGTGAGTTCGGTCAAATCATCTTGGCTATCATCGTTCTGCTAGCTTGCTTGTCTACAAGTATTGGCCTTATCACTTCTTGCGGTACGTATTTCCACAAGCTGACACCAAAGATTAGCTACAAATTATATGTAGTAATTTTCTCTCTAGCGGCGTTTGTCCTCAGTATGTTTGGCTTGAAAACAATCATCAGTGCAGCAATCCCTGTGTTGATGCTCTTGTATCCGTTGACTATCGTAATCATTTTGTTGGCACTTCTTCATAATGTGTTTGGTGGTCGTCGTTGCGTATATGCATGGACTATGGCTTTCACAATGATCTCTGCCCTCATGACTGGTCTTGAAACTGCAGGTATTGCACCTACAGCTTTGGAACAGCTCTTTGCTCAATATATTCCATTCCAAAGTGCTGGTATGGGATGGGTGAGCTTTGCGGTATTAGGCTTCGTTGTAGGCCTTATCCATAAAGGTCTTGCTTCCGATAATAAGTAA
- a CDS encoding molybdopterin-dependent oxidoreductase, whose translation MKEYKSVCPYDCPDACGLIVSVDNNKVISVRGDRAHAFTRGTLCPKMAHYEKVIHSPLRLKYPMKRVGKKGIGEAQYTRISWDEALDAIVNNFKETIDTYGSESILRYSYAGTMGVIQSPAADYFFRRIGATDQDRGICSPAKQAGFRSVYGETLGIKPQEAQHSDCIVLWGINATATDVHILHDVNIAKKNGARVWIIDTHKTYTFSQAHEHIYVKPGSDGALALGMLHIIHRDGLADTDFIKEHVQGYDELVKEVLLNFTPEKASDICGVSVDRMTEFAHAYATSKAPFIRLGSGLSRYGNGAMTCRAINALPAVVGAWQYPGGGLLSSASGSKFIGKDMMQQAHVHAPAKRLMPMIKLGEMLTNPERVGVHSLYVFSSNPAITAPNQNVVRKGLMRNDLFTIVHERFFTDTCKYADIILPATTSVEHDDIYNSYGHYTIGTGYKLIDPVGESRSNWQVIAELAKRMGLEDAFFNLSERELIEQIVHTSSRISKRDQELILNGEPVEMTVPENYKMDFKTPSGKIELYNPQDVEPLIRYMPPYGDNAPFWLIIGNDIRILDSSFCELDFNDPELMKLRIHPEDAKMYNINDGAEVEIYNNRGSVKIKAYYDDEVQRGTLVTLGVWWQSQSSDPHVAINALTAARPTDQGWGSTFYDVQVHIRNLS comes from the coding sequence ATGAAAGAATATAAATCTGTATGCCCTTACGATTGTCCTGATGCATGCGGACTCATTGTATCAGTCGATAATAATAAAGTAATATCTGTTCGAGGGGATAGAGCACATGCTTTCACAAGAGGTACACTATGCCCTAAGATGGCACATTATGAAAAAGTAATCCATTCTCCGTTGCGCTTGAAGTACCCTATGAAGCGTGTCGGTAAAAAGGGAATTGGTGAAGCTCAGTACACTCGTATTAGTTGGGATGAAGCCCTTGATGCAATTGTCAATAATTTCAAAGAAACTATTGATACTTATGGCAGTGAAAGTATTTTGCGTTACTCTTATGCAGGAACAATGGGGGTTATTCAGAGTCCTGCAGCAGATTATTTTTTTCGCCGTATTGGTGCTACAGACCAAGATCGAGGTATTTGCTCTCCTGCTAAACAAGCGGGGTTCCGGTCCGTTTATGGTGAAACATTAGGTATTAAACCACAAGAGGCGCAACATAGCGACTGTATCGTCTTGTGGGGGATAAATGCGACAGCTACAGATGTTCATATTTTACACGATGTGAACATAGCAAAAAAGAATGGTGCCCGCGTTTGGATTATCGATACTCATAAAACCTATACTTTTAGCCAAGCTCATGAGCATATTTACGTTAAACCAGGTAGTGATGGAGCGCTAGCATTAGGTATGCTCCATATCATTCATCGTGACGGTTTGGCGGATACAGATTTTATTAAGGAACATGTCCAAGGCTACGATGAGCTGGTAAAAGAGGTGTTGCTTAATTTTACGCCGGAGAAAGCATCTGATATTTGTGGTGTTTCCGTGGATCGTATGACTGAGTTCGCTCATGCATACGCTACATCAAAAGCGCCGTTTATCCGTCTCGGCAGTGGTTTGTCTCGATATGGTAATGGTGCTATGACATGCCGTGCTATTAATGCCTTGCCTGCTGTGGTTGGAGCATGGCAATATCCTGGGGGTGGATTGTTGTCGAGTGCTAGTGGTAGTAAATTTATTGGCAAAGATATGATGCAACAGGCTCATGTTCATGCGCCAGCTAAACGATTGATGCCTATGATTAAACTTGGGGAGATGCTTACAAATCCCGAAAGAGTTGGGGTCCATAGCTTATATGTGTTTTCCTCAAATCCTGCTATTACAGCACCTAATCAAAATGTGGTTCGTAAAGGTTTGATGCGTAATGACTTATTCACAATTGTGCATGAGCGTTTTTTTACGGATACCTGTAAATATGCGGATATTATTTTGCCGGCCACAACATCTGTAGAGCATGATGATATTTATAATTCTTATGGTCATTACACAATTGGTACGGGTTACAAATTGATTGATCCAGTTGGGGAGTCTCGTTCCAATTGGCAAGTTATCGCCGAGTTAGCAAAACGTATGGGGTTGGAGGATGCATTTTTTAACCTTAGTGAAAGAGAGCTTATTGAACAAATTGTGCACACTTCGAGTCGTATATCCAAGAGGGACCAAGAGTTGATTTTAAACGGTGAGCCTGTGGAGATGACGGTACCTGAAAATTATAAGATGGATTTCAAAACACCGTCTGGAAAAATTGAATTATATAATCCGCAAGATGTAGAACCATTAATTCGGTATATGCCTCCATATGGTGACAATGCACCGTTTTGGCTCATAATCGGTAATGATATTCGAATTTTGGACTCTAGCTTCTGCGAATTAGACTTTAATGATCCTGAGTTGATGAAACTTCGCATTCATCCAGAAGATGCAAAAATGTATAACATAAACGATGGTGCTGAGGTAGAAATCTATAACAATCGTGGCAGTGTAAAAATTAAAGCCTACTACGACGATGAAGTGCAACGGGGGACTTTGGTAACGCTAGGTGTATGGTGGCAATCCCAATCGAGTGATCCTCATGTGGCAATCAATGCGCTTACCGCAGCTCGTCCCACAGATCAAGGCTGGGGTAGTACCTTCTATGATGTGCAAGTTCATATAAGAAACCTTTCATAG
- a CDS encoding Ldh family oxidoreductase, whose protein sequence is MADAKNTVLFPYETLKKLSMDAFQKFGFSEKEADIIQDVLLTSDLFGIQSHGMQRMVRYHKGITNGLIKIDAKPEIVKETPISAVIDGHDGMGQLLGHKAMEMAIEKAKKSGVGIVSVRNSNHYGIAGYYAKMASDQGLIGFSCTNSEAIMVPTYARKAMLGSNPIAWTVPADPVDFFFDCSTTVVTRGKLEMYNKMGKATPDGWAVNKDGVPSTDAAEVLGNISRHEGGGILPLGGATEVLGGHKGYGNGMIAELFSSILSQGGTSNKCMVGGKSNICHGFMAINPEFFGDPAEIKKHFSQFLQELREAPKAQGQDRIYTHGEKEHESVEKVKAEGIPVLNGTMLEVQDLCNELGLDFKSYFGDYVPEAPATMFKGNY, encoded by the coding sequence ATGGCAGACGCAAAAAACACTGTGTTATTCCCTTATGAAACACTAAAAAAATTGAGCATGGACGCTTTCCAAAAATTTGGTTTCTCCGAAAAAGAAGCTGACATCATCCAAGACGTACTTTTGACTTCTGACTTGTTCGGTATTCAAAGCCATGGTATGCAACGTATGGTTCGTTACCATAAAGGTATCACTAATGGCTTGATTAAAATCGATGCTAAACCTGAAATCGTAAAAGAAACTCCAATTTCTGCAGTTATCGACGGTCATGACGGCATGGGTCAATTATTGGGTCATAAAGCTATGGAAATGGCTATCGAAAAAGCTAAAAAATCCGGTGTTGGTATCGTATCTGTACGTAACTCCAACCACTACGGTATCGCTGGTTACTATGCTAAAATGGCATCCGACCAAGGCTTAATCGGTTTCTCTTGTACAAACTCCGAAGCAATCATGGTTCCTACATATGCTCGTAAAGCTATGCTTGGTTCTAACCCTATCGCTTGGACTGTACCAGCTGATCCAGTTGACTTCTTCTTCGATTGCTCCACTACAGTAGTAACTCGTGGTAAACTTGAAATGTACAACAAAATGGGCAAAGCTACTCCAGATGGCTGGGCTGTTAATAAAGATGGCGTTCCTTCCACTGATGCAGCTGAAGTATTGGGCAACATCTCCCGTCATGAAGGTGGCGGTATCCTTCCTTTAGGTGGTGCTACAGAAGTTCTTGGCGGTCACAAAGGTTATGGTAACGGCATGATTGCTGAGTTGTTCTCCTCTATCTTGTCCCAAGGTGGTACTTCCAACAAATGTATGGTTGGTGGTAAATCCAACATCTGTCATGGCTTCATGGCTATCAACCCTGAATTCTTCGGTGACCCTGCGGAAATCAAAAAACACTTCTCCCAATTCTTACAAGAATTACGTGAAGCACCTAAAGCTCAAGGTCAAGATCGTATCTATACTCATGGCGAAAAAGAACATGAATCCGTTGAAAAAGTTAAAGCTGAAGGCATCCCTGTACTTAACGGTACAATGCTTGAAGTTCAAGACCTTTGCAATGAATTAGGTCTAGACTTCAAATCCTACTTCGGCGATTATGTACCAGAAGCTCCTGCTACAATGTTCAAAGGTAACTACTAA
- a CDS encoding L-lactate permease: protein MSAITVLLALSPIIWLIVALSILKLPAWQATSVAAIGSFIIAITAFQADPFIMVTGALEGAALAIWPILLVITAAIFVYNLVVHTKAMETIKTMLSSVTSDTRVLALLLAWGFGAFMEGMAGFGTAVAIPAAMMVAVGFDPLKSIIACLVANSVPTTFGSIGIPTTTLASLTNLDPSHLGTFISVQLFLLNLIAPFFVVMIIGGGIKALKGVFLVTLLSGLALAVPETVINAVMGPELSVISASIVIMAVIIGCAKIMPPNDPKYAVKQTGEVPKVSGGEGLVAAMPFILIFVLLLLTSKLFPAINGPLASIKTSVPIYQGAGAKPYTFVWIATPGIMIFIAGIVGGFIQKAKAGEIFGTLGSTVKNLKFTYLTIITVVMTAKLMTYSGMTADIAKAMVAGTGTLYPLFAPIVGALGAFLTGSGTNSNVLFGPLQIAAAQGLDPTNFEDLGFWLAAVNSGAAGIGKMLSPQSIAISIGAVGPALKAYLENHKEISAEEAHKLEHEIEASVIMNSAFKYFLIFIVMHGCISFFGQHFIHEIHHFFF, encoded by the coding sequence ATGAGTGCTATCACCGTTCTATTAGCGCTATCTCCAATCATTTGGTTGATTGTAGCGTTATCCATCTTGAAATTACCTGCATGGCAAGCAACAAGTGTTGCTGCGATTGGTTCTTTCATTATCGCTATTACAGCATTCCAAGCTGACCCATTTATTATGGTCACTGGTGCCCTTGAAGGTGCCGCATTGGCAATCTGGCCAATCCTATTAGTTATTACAGCTGCTATCTTCGTTTATAACTTGGTAGTACATACGAAAGCAATGGAAACTATTAAAACCATGCTTTCTTCTGTAACATCTGATACTCGTGTACTTGCATTACTACTTGCATGGGGCTTTGGTGCCTTCATGGAAGGTATGGCTGGCTTCGGTACTGCCGTTGCAATTCCTGCAGCTATGATGGTTGCCGTAGGTTTTGACCCACTTAAATCTATCATCGCATGTCTCGTTGCAAACTCCGTACCAACAACATTTGGTTCTATCGGGATTCCAACAACTACATTGGCATCCTTAACAAACCTTGATCCAAGCCATTTAGGTACATTCATTTCCGTACAATTGTTCTTGCTTAACCTTATCGCTCCATTCTTTGTTGTTATGATTATTGGTGGCGGTATTAAAGCGTTAAAAGGCGTATTCCTTGTAACATTGCTTTCTGGTTTAGCATTAGCAGTTCCTGAAACTGTAATCAACGCTGTAATGGGTCCAGAATTATCCGTAATTTCTGCATCCATCGTTATCATGGCAGTTATCATTGGTTGTGCAAAAATCATGCCTCCTAATGATCCTAAATACGCAGTTAAACAAACTGGCGAAGTCCCTAAAGTTTCTGGTGGCGAAGGCCTTGTAGCTGCAATGCCATTCATCTTAATCTTCGTATTATTGTTATTAACTTCTAAATTGTTCCCTGCAATTAATGGTCCTCTTGCGTCCATTAAAACATCTGTACCTATTTATCAAGGTGCTGGTGCAAAACCTTACACATTCGTATGGATTGCAACTCCTGGTATTATGATTTTTATCGCTGGTATTGTTGGTGGTTTCATCCAAAAAGCAAAAGCTGGCGAAATCTTCGGTACATTGGGTAGCACAGTTAAAAACTTGAAATTCACATACCTTACAATCATCACAGTTGTTATGACAGCTAAATTGATGACTTACTCTGGTATGACTGCAGACATTGCAAAAGCAATGGTTGCTGGTACAGGTACATTGTATCCTCTATTCGCTCCTATCGTGGGTGCGTTGGGTGCATTCTTAACTGGTTCTGGTACAAACTCCAACGTATTGTTTGGTCCACTTCAAATCGCTGCAGCTCAAGGTTTAGATCCTACAAACTTCGAAGACCTTGGCTTCTGGTTGGCAGCAGTTAACTCCGGTGCAGCTGGTATCGGCAAAATGTTGTCCCCACAATCCATCGCGATTTCTATTGGTGCCGTAGGTCCTGCTTTAAAAGCATACCTAGAAAACCACAAAGAAATCAGTGCTGAGGAAGCTCATAAACTAGAACATGAAATCGAAGCAAGCGTTATCATGAACAGCGCATTCAAATACTTCTTGATCTTCATCGTTATGCATGGTTGTATCTCCTTCTTCGGTCAACATTTCATTCATGAAATTCATCATTTCTTCTTCTAA